A genomic segment from Pelobates fuscus isolate aPelFus1 chromosome 7, aPelFus1.pri, whole genome shotgun sequence encodes:
- the DENND2D gene encoding DENN domain-containing protein 2D has protein sequence MDQLAGIMRRSFRRKSSTREPTSVGNSTADASSGCRQSCEDPQQRSVLSGGQTFFEYLVVVSLRRNSAGDYAPQITYQFPKRESLLSFQREEEERLLHAIPLFCFPEGNNWTPLTEYNSETFSFVLTNVDSSRKFGYCRRLLPAGRGARLPEVYCIISCMGCFGLFARILEEVEKRRQIATAVIYPFMQGLREANFPAPGKTVKIKSFIPDSGTEIIELTRPLDSRLEHIDFKTLVQCLSPKRLVQVFASVVLERRIVFSAKDLSVLSQCIHAVAAMLYPFTWEHTYIPVLPPVLIDTVSCPTPFMVGVQKKFLDQIWHQPMEEVLVVDLCDGSFPQKVGDEDDILPRKLQDDMIASLSRLQVSQGSEEVNRTVSEVFMQFFIKTVGHYNHHFKNAKDGKRLFQEKAFLKAVKSKSTKRFLKLFVRTQMFSIFIQTAEKCSMVQDGYFLKKVHEFQEQKKLTKK, from the coding sequence ATGGATCAGCTGGCTGGAATTATGCGCCGGAGTTTCCGTAGGAAATCCTCAACCAGGGAGCCCACCTCTGTAGGGAACTCCACCGCAGACGCCAGCTCTGGTTGCCGACAGTCTTGCGAGGACCCACAGCAGAGGTCAGTACTGAGCGGCGGGCAGACGTTCTTTGAATATCTCGTGGTGGTATCACTCAGGAGGAACTCTGCAGGAGACTATGCCCCCCAGATCACCTACCAGTTCCCAAAAAGGGAGAGCCTCTTGAGCTTCCAgagggaagaggaggagaggCTCTTGCATGCCATCCCACTCTTCTGCTTCCCAGAGGGGAACAACTGGACCCCTCTTACTGAGTACAACAGCGAGACCTTCTCGTTTGTCCTAACCAATGTGGACAGCAGCAGGAAATTTGGCTATTGCAGGAGGCTTCTGCCAGCTGGGAGAGGTGCCAGGCTTCCTGAGGTTTATTGCATTATCAGCTGCATGGGCTGCTTTGGACTTTTTGCCAGGATCTTGGAGGAGGTGGAGAAGAGGAGACAGATTGCTACAGCAGTTATATACCCTTTCATGCAAGGACTGAGAGAGGCAAACTTCCCTGCACCTGGTAAAACAGTCAAGATAAAAAGTTTTATTCCTGATTCTGGAACAGAGATAATAGAACTCACAAGACCTTTAGATTCCAGGTTGGAACATATTGATTTCAAGACTCTTGTGCAATGTTTAAGCCCTAAACGTTTAGTACAGGTATTTGCCTCTGTTGTGCTAGAGAGAAGGATTGTGTTTTCTGCAAAGGATCTCAGTGTGTTATCTCAATGCATCCATGCTGTTGCAGCCATGCTGTATCCATTCACTTGGGAACATACCTACATCCCAGTGCTGCCTCCAGTTTTAATAGATACAGTAAGTTGTCCAACACCTTTTATGGTTGGGGTGCAGAAGAAATTcctggatcagatttggcacCAGCCTATGGAAGAGGTCTTAGTGGTGGACCTGTGTGATGGGAGCTTCCCACAAAAAGTTGGAGATGAAGACGACATCTTGCCTAGAAAACTTCAAGATGACATGATTGCTTCTCTAAGTAGACTGCAGGTGTCACAGGGATCAGAAGAAGTCAACAGGACAGTCTCAGAAGTGTTTATGCAGTTCTTCATTAAGACCGTCGGTCATTACAACCAccattttaaaaatgcaaaagatGGGAAGCGCCTATTCCAGGAGAAGGCCTTCTTAAAAGCAGTGAAATCCAAGAGCACAAAGAGATTTCTCAAACTGTTTGTTAGAACACAAATGTTCTCTATTTTTATTCAGACAGCCGAGAAATGCTCAATGGTACAAGATGGTTATTTTCTGAAAAAGGTCCATGAATTCCAAGAGCAGAAGAAATTGACTAAAAAGTAA